The window CTCTAGAAATAATCCTGAATTTAAGTCAACGAAATTAATCATTCTCCGAACAATTACCATCAAATATATCAATCAGTGTATAGCGTTTTTATGTGCTTATGGAGCCATTTTAAGCTCTTACTGTGATTGTTTCAGGCCAATGGTTTCCAAGCCCTAAGTGGTACTGGTGCTTTGCGCCTAGGAGCAGAATTCTTGAAGAGATTTGCTGTACGTGACATTGTCTATTCCTCCAACCCAACATGGCGTGAGTATTACATGATACTTTGATAGATAAGTTGTAGAATTCTCAGTCTTACAGGCCAATCTCTCTGAAATACTGAAAGCTAACTGAATTGCATGCCAAATGTCTTCAAACTTTTGTAGTTGTAGTTTCCTGAAGAATAAagttgttttcatctttctcaTTTCTTTGAAAAGGTCAGACTATATGCAtgtacacaaaattttcatctatcgttttcatatttgtcaaaatgCTAGTATGTAGACAATCATATACCTACTCTGTGTTAGCATATACTGGACATGTCTGTCACTCAAAAGATGTTAagaaatttttttcagtacagcTGAATTTTCAAAACCTTTCTCTTTAGGAAATGTAGGTTGATCTTTTATTGTGAGTATAAAGTAAATACAATTTCAATTAGATACTATAGTGATGATCATACTGATGAATGGCATTGCAATGGTGATTTCTGATACACACAATGTCATtggggtacatgtacatgtataccaatATTTGATGACATTGAATAGTGGGCTTGGAACACTTAAGACTACTAATCAGATAACTAAGGGTGGTTTGACATGTTGAGTAGTATcacttttcaaatgaaataaccAAAATAATGTGAAGTACGACTCTCGATCAAGAATAAGCTAGACACAGAATACTTTGAATCTTGTAAGAAGGTGGGCTGGATAAATTTGTTGCTTTATCAGAAAATTTTGACAAAGCTCTGAAGAGCTTATGATTTCCATGTTTGCATGTCAACTTCATAGCATAAAAGCTATGACCACTAACCATCTAGTATACTGTGGTGAAAGGAGACTTGAGCAATCCCTACACTGAAAAACATCCCCACATGCACAGTTATATTGTAGATTCAACAGTTTTGTGCAGAACTCAGTGTACTAACTTTACTGTAGAACGTATGTGTAGTTTTACAAATTCATAGATCATGTCAGAAATTTGCccttcacatacatgtattgtaccCTCCCATCTTTGCCCATTTACAGTAGCATATACAATTGGCATCAGGTTACATGTACACCTTTTTTCTGTACACTTTCAGCAAACCACAATGGTATTTTCAAAGATGCTCATTTCTCTGAAATTCGCTCATACCGTTATTGGGATGCCAATACTAAAGGATTAGATTTCAATGGTATGATTGAAGATCTTAATGTAAGTATTAAGTAtcataaaatattacaaatatataAACTATATTAATTGTTGATGTACTACTGATCCAAAGATCTCTCATTCATCGTAGGAGGAAATCTACAACAAAGACCAAACTGTTACTTTTTAATGCAAACAAGCCATGAACATACATCCACACTATTTGTCAAattgtcagttttctttgttaCTGTTGTGTACAATCAAAAGCAATATAGACATGCAAACAAAAGCTTTCATCCATTAGTGTCATTGTATGGACCATTTAGACATGTACAAACAACTGTTTTAATTTGCCAGGTGGTAAGTTTAATATTGGAACTTCCATCACCAAACCCTTTCAAAGTTTGTGCAACTTACATTCAAACAAAATAGTTTGAGATTATATTTACTTAATGTGGCATTAATTTATGCATGTAGCCTccttttaaataaataatgccACAAGAAATACAATATTTGTAGCCCAAACAATGAAGTGCTTTTTTAAACCAACTCACAAATTATTCAAACAGCAGAGATATTCtattttcatcacaaatgaTATAAAAATCCCTGACAAGAAATTCAGCATCCTTTACCAATACTAATTTTGCCCACTTGCAGTGACAACATCTCCATGATAAAACAATAGTTTGTGAAAAGCACCATCGCttgttttcaatgatctttCCACATTCAAATTGCTATGTTTCTTtatgacattttatgttgtctaTTCCACAGAATGCTCCTGAGAACTCTGTGATTATACTCCATTCCTGCGCTCACAATCCAACTGGTGTTGATCCAACTCAGGAACAATGGAAGAAAATTGCTACCGTTATGGAGGTGAAATAGCTTTACTGTTAAAGCAACACAAAATACTTTTCTTATTTTGAACAGTGAATTTGCTGAACAATTCTTAGAATAGGTACTCTGTCTAATCTTTCTCATCATTAACCAAGTCACTGGCAAGTGTTCTATGTCCAATAGATGTACTATAGCATCTTTGCTCAGTCAGATATGATATCACTGTGAGAAGTGTGATTGGTCATTAGGATAATCACTAGTTGTATTAATTTGTCTACACAGCAAAAGAAATTATTTCCATTCTTTGATGCTGCTTACCAAGGCTTTGCATCTGGTGATTTGGAAAAAGATGCCTGGTCCATCAGATACTTTGTTGAACAAGGCTTTGAACTCTTTGTTTCATCATCCTTTTCCAAGAACTTTGGTCTCTACAGTAAGTAGTGTCAAGTTTATGACTACAACTTGTGTGAAGTAAGGGAAAATGCAATCCACATCACTGTCAAACATGTCAGTGTTTTAGGTGCCACAGTTTATGTGTGCATTCCACTCCATGTCTGACAATCTGTTCTGATGGATTGTGAAGATACCTGCTTTTATTTTTATCCATGTGTACACTCCCAGTGAATGGTAAGACAATCTAAACACTCTGACGATTACGACCCTGGTCTACATTTAGCAACCAAATAGCAGTACTTGCTAATGTTGTCAGATTGTACAGGAATTTACTTCGCATATTGGTGACATACTTTAAAATGTACATGAGATGCATCTTGAGTTGTAAAGTACAACATTATCTGCTCActaattttgttatattttgtcTCACAGATGAGCGTGTTGGAAATTTGACTGTTGTGACAAATGACCCTGAATGTAATGCCCGGATAAAGTCCCAATTGGAGGTTATTGCCAGACCAATCTGGTCCAATCCACCCAATCACGGAGCTCGTATTGTTGCTACAACCTTGAATAATCCATCATTCTTCACAGAATGGTAAGTTTACTAATTGAATGGGGCCaagattaaaatttcaaatgtttgtgtTAAGTACTGGCATGGTTTCATCAAGACTGCAGTGTAAAGTATCAATTGCAAATTGACACAATGACAGGGAATTATTGTAACTTGCTCTACTGGCATGGCCATGGATAAAttgcattttcaaagtttgggtAATGATTAGAGCGTGTAAAATTTTTTGTTATGTTTATAATATTAAGGTGGTTTATGGATTGTAGTTGTCTTCCCAGGAACAGATGTAGTCATGTGTAGCTATGATACTACAAATAACTCCAGACTGTCAATAGCGTTTCCATTATTCTATCCCTTCTCACAGGAAAGATGACATCAAAGTCATGGCAAATCGAGTGATTGCAATGCGTGAGGCTTTGAAACAGAAACTGAAGTCGCTAGGGACTCCAGGAAATTGGGACCACATAACAGATCAGATTGGAATGTTCAGTTATACTGGTCTTGGACGTAAGTTATCATGTTTTGCCGTTTTATTGATACTAAATCACCGTCTTTATGTACATATTAGATCTGCatctgtgtgtacatgtatgtaactaATGTATTGTgtggtttgtgtgtgtgtatgctgTACAAATCCCTGCATCACTTCAAGTCCCACATGCCGTGTCTTTTTTCCTCCTTTTTGTATTCAATAAAAAAACCAGTTGATACACAACCTAAGTAATAGACTATACATGTAAGTGTATTTGTCTAGCTGCATACCTGCTAAATCATAAACAGGAAGagcaagaaaatgaaaataattcttTGCGTAATCTCACAATGAAGTGGTCAGGGAAGCAAAGAGCACCACATCACTTTCACCCAAAGCCAAGGGTGAGAGACAAATCTTGTTACTTCATGGTTATATATTTGGCCGAGATTCTTTACTTATTATCTGACAATGTGTAGAGTAAAAAGTAATAGGACAATGTGTACAGTATAAAGTAATAGGACAATGTGTAGAGTATAAAGTAATGGGACATGTCAGCAAAGGAGTCACGAGAATGTAGAAGTCAGTGTTTAGAGAGTATCCTGTCCCAGCAGTTGTCAGTTGGATTTTCTCATTTAGGTTTAATAATGACATTCAATATATTTATTACGATAAGACAACATGGGGAGTCGCATaaacaaaaattttttttttctttctatcGTTTCCTCCACAGCAAAGCAAGTTGAATATCTGATCAAGAATTATCACCTGTACATAATGAAGAGTGGTAGAATCAATATGTGTGCGATTACCACAAAGAATGTTGACTACATAGCCGCTGCTTTCCACGACGCTGTCTCAAATGTACAGGAAGATCAATTGtaaaacaataacacaaaatttcAGGGTAGTGTTAACAGTCATTTCAGATTTCTCATTTATGTACCATCCAACTGAATACTTTGGTATGGCATTGCATAAGATTGTTTTGGGCTTTCATAGTACCTGCTCAAACTAGAACATTTTAGTACATTTGTCATTATCTTTTACATTTGCTGTGGAAGACGCTATGCCTTGCAAATCTTATTACAACGATGGTAGCTGATGTGTATTGCTAAcctttttacatcaatcattTCTATGTGCTGCAGATGAAATGATTGAAAggtttttcaattcttttaaaGTCTAGTTTCtctgaaatatcaaatcatgttGAGGCCTACATTAGATTTTTGTGCATCATTTATGACTTCAAAGGAAAGTCACCGGATATCaattattttgaacaaaatctgctGAAAGTTTTCATTGCTATACAAAGACACTGAAACTTGTCTTGAGAAATGCATTAATTTCCTGTATAATAAATTCTTGTCTCCCTGTACAGTTATTCTGTGTGTGTAGTTGTTCACATTGCATTTGatccaaaaatgtaaaatagatTTACATCATTATTTATCAGTAAATGCATGCAGTTACAACTTTCATTGTACATTAGTATGGTGAGTAAGTAAATATACATTCAGATGCTAGTTTGTATGTTGTGAAGTAGTTTCTTTAACCCTAAAAGAAAAAACGCATACACTATATGCTTTGCCAACCAGAGACTCTATCCATGACTACAACAGCAACAATATCTGAAGCaagtaaaaactgaaataaCACTCTCAATAAATAAATCTATGTCAGTTTGGTGTTACTTTGAAAAAACCCTTTAACACTCGGCATGCCTGAACAACATTAGGCCCAAGCTTTATTCTGAAAACAACCAGCTTTTCTCATGGGTCTCCTCCCTAGTTTCATTGAGCAACCTGACCCTAGGATTATGGTGCTTTGTGCAAAAAGTGGAAAATGACAACTGGAAAGAAACCCAGAGTGCTTCCAATTGATTATTAGATAGTTATTCTGGATTGCAGATGTTCAACTGTGCAAACCTTTTTCAGTTTAGGTACGACTGAAGCATCCAGGGCACTGTTTTAAATTATCTTGATATATGCTTTCTGTTAGTGCTTGGATTAAATGCCACACAGACAGGGCTCACTCAGCTAAAGTTGATCCATTTTGTCACAAAAGTTGTTTATGAAAATAAGCTACTGACATATTGCTGTCATTACAATGTCAAGAAGGATAACCAGGGTTTTGTGTGCAGGAAAGCAAGTTACTTTAGAAATGATGTGAAGTTAGCATGAAATAAGTCAAGCAtaggttgttgtttttctgatgaaaattgtatttttcagccATTTATCAGTAAATTAATGGAAGATGCATAACATAATGTATATTCTACCATTGCAGCCTATTTTTACAGTCTTCATTTCTTCCGCAAATTAAATGATTGTTTGCTGGTGATGATTAATtcccaattttcatgaaatttcatatagcaataaatttgctgtaatttcacTTTCAAGAGGAGTGAAAGACGCCCTCTAGTGTTAGTTCCCAGAAACACAGTAAatggatgtacatgtatcaactTCTGTGACAGAATTAATGTATGAGCATTACTCTTGCGTGGTATGTTAACTTGTaagcaattaattttagtaCGAGTAGTAATTGATTTAATCTTTTATGACATATCATGGTGTGAAAATGTTTGGATTGTTACTTTTCTGTCAGTTGCACATCACCCCATTTGACCAATTGTAATAGGTTGCATAACATTTAGAattattaaagtaatgcatACCACAAGCATAATCCTCATTGCtttattttgtgtgatattGATGTGTTTATAGGTACTGCAAGGATGGTTGTAAATTACTGGCCAAGTAGTGGGTTTTACATGTTGATTTTGCATACCATGTAGTATAAATGTTAAAACCGTTCTACATGCACATGGAATGGTTCTACTCTGGAATGAAAAGGACATGTAGTGTTCTACAGACTCGGGATGCCAAAGAGATCATGTGATGGCAGCGCAAACAAACCCATGTGAACAAATGCACATGGAAATACTTATTCTGTGCCTGTTAGTGTACGTATGAATGGTTCTGTTTGAACCACAATCTgaatttagggtttaacctatTTTGAATGTCATGTACAGCCAGCTGAATGCTGTTCATGGACTTGTCCATGATTGTGATTTCATTCACAACCGAAACATCTTCTGATCTCTGTAAGATCAATGTTTGCAGGTGACGTAATTATTAAATAGGATGTTGCTTTATTTCAAGTAACAAGTCAATCCCTCAGTGTTCAATCCTTGACTAATTTCTTCACCATTTCATTACTGTCAACCATGACACAGACAAGTACATGAAAGACTTGTTATAATGCAGGTCATCTTCTTGTGCtgtatattattttaaagaaccGGACAATACTCTGAACCTTGTCACcacaccatggtttggcccaaatccacTGTTATCAATGGCGATTGTGGATCCATCTACATTGAATTTGGTGAACACGTAAAAGTCATTGAAAGCAATATGGTAATGCTATGGTCAATAGAGCACTCCAGTGGTACTGTCTCACTTTAACATACAATCCCACCCTCTCTAAAACCATAACTTGAAATTAGCTCTACTCTTGTACCAACTACTCCATCCAGACTAgcaacttttgaaaattgtaggCAAGTTAATAACCAGTAAAAAGTCTGAATAAAGTCAGTATACACATGGTACTATTGAACACAAGTTGGATTAATCAGTTCAGTGACCAATGGAAATTTAAACAATTTGAATCTTTTAGCATCATTTTCTCTTTCATCAGCTGCACAgcaagtgaggctacccacaattccccttgattgttcactcagacattttttgctaaaggcttttcaattttatcagtttcttaacaatttttaacttacaatttaagttcaggattatttgtcaagactatgttccaaaattattgattatgtttacaaTTCAagtgtaaattgaatgagaagttgatgtttggaggtgctaaaaattgcacacttgtcaagataaagttatcagcaactaagatggtctcatcataccacctgtcagacatgcaaattttctttgttacgaacattaaaaaagaatcaataccctttcttttgccaacacagatgcaacttattcccttagtttccttgaaaatattgtgtatggctgtcaaaaatctatgtcgacaaaattacaaaattgctatctcctccgcggaaaaggggttgatcttctcattattcacagtgagaaatcagaaaattatgattatcagaactatgttgcctgAATTTCGAAAATTGGactgagttgttctgtgtacagaagaaatttgcttcaattcagtgagtgatctctctgtgtacagatcatggagcattgtgggtagtctcacttactgtgagCTGCACTTTCTGAACtgatattaaattaaataacTATGGCAGGTCCATTAAGCttattttaaacatttatttatttttcattttcattattctttGTCACCCGTTCTAGGAAACTTTTCTTGCAACAGCAAAAAACATGGAATCTCAAACCATTTTACAAAATTcaccaaaaaaagaaaaattggcCAGAGGCACATGAAGATGCAATATTTATAAAACCTATGATTTTTCATAACAATTTAGAGTCTGAAATGTATACACACAAGTGTGCATGACCCTCTCTGACAATTGTGGATAAAAACATCTAAAATGTGTACCTACAAATATATACCTCTATGAGAATCCTGCACCAAACCAGTCTCTGATTGAGTAATCTAATAGGACACATAGCTGAGATGAGTTCTATGCATCCTCAGACTTAAAGTTTTAAACTTAGAATCAGATGGATAATCCTCGAAATACTTGAATAATGCATTCGGGTTGGACTAAGCTCTCTTTTTCATGTCAATAATAGTTTAATGTTTAAAACATTTAAATCTCCAAA of the Ptychodera flava strain L36383 chromosome 20, AS_Pfla_20210202, whole genome shotgun sequence genome contains:
- the LOC139120818 gene encoding aspartate aminotransferase, cytoplasmic-like, translated to MSRFKDVDIAPPVAVFHLTARYKEDPHPQKVNLGVGAYRTDDGEPWVLPVVRTVESQMAADQSLNHEYLPIAGLKSFTDAATKLVLGESSPALLENRANGFQALSGTGALRLGAEFLKRFAVRDIVYSSNPTWPNHNGIFKDAHFSEIRSYRYWDANTKGLDFNGMIEDLNNAPENSVIILHSCAHNPTGVDPTQEQWKKIATVMEQKKLFPFFDAAYQGFASGDLEKDAWSIRYFVEQGFELFVSSSFSKNFGLYNERVGNLTVVTNDPECNARIKSQLEVIARPIWSNPPNHGARIVATTLNNPSFFTEWKDDIKVMANRVIAMREALKQKLKSLGTPGNWDHITDQIGMFSYTGLGPKQVEYLIKNYHLYIMKSGRINMCAITTKNVDYIAAAFHDAVSNVQEDQL